A part of Streptomyces sp. DSM 40750 genomic DNA contains:
- a CDS encoding S8 family peptidase, with protein sequence MAHLRSKNIRVAAVTTVATAALLGGLTALPAQAAPAEGKVLAAGSPTAIKDSYIVTLKKSAGLKAASSAGKDLVEEYGGTVKRTFKSALNGYSAELSAAEARRLAADPSVASVEQNQVFTSTATQTSAPWGLDRSDQASLPLSGTYTYPDSAGSGVTAYVIDTGVRITHSQISGRATNGYDAVDGDNVAQDGNGHGTHVATTIAGSTYGIAKQAKIVAVRVLNNSGSGTTAGVVAGIDWVTANHSGPSVANMSLGGGASTALDTAVANSIASGVTYAVAAGNSSANASSYSPARVASAITVGATTSTDAKASYSNFGATLDIFAPGSSITAGWYTSDTATNTISGTSMATPHVAGAAAIYLAGHTSATPAQVASALTAGAVTGKVTSAGTGSPNRLLQIVQ encoded by the coding sequence ATGGCACACCTGCGTAGCAAGAACATCCGCGTCGCCGCCGTCACCACCGTCGCGACGGCCGCCCTGCTCGGCGGCCTCACCGCGCTCCCCGCCCAGGCCGCCCCGGCCGAGGGCAAGGTGCTCGCGGCCGGCTCCCCCACCGCGATCAAGGACAGCTACATCGTCACGCTCAAGAAGAGCGCGGGCCTCAAGGCCGCGTCGAGCGCGGGCAAGGACCTGGTCGAGGAGTACGGCGGCACGGTGAAGCGGACCTTCAAGTCCGCGCTCAACGGCTACTCGGCCGAGCTCTCCGCGGCCGAGGCCAGGAGACTCGCCGCCGACCCGTCGGTCGCCTCCGTCGAGCAGAACCAGGTCTTCACCTCGACCGCCACGCAGACCAGTGCCCCGTGGGGTCTGGACCGCTCCGACCAGGCGTCGTTGCCGCTCTCCGGCACGTACACCTACCCGGACAGCGCGGGCAGCGGCGTGACCGCGTACGTCATCGACACCGGCGTCCGCATCACTCACTCCCAGATCAGCGGCCGGGCCACCAACGGCTACGACGCCGTCGACGGCGACAACGTCGCGCAGGACGGCAACGGTCACGGCACCCATGTCGCCACCACCATCGCCGGCTCGACGTACGGCATCGCCAAGCAGGCCAAGATCGTGGCGGTCCGGGTGCTCAACAACAGCGGCTCGGGCACCACGGCGGGCGTCGTCGCCGGCATCGACTGGGTGACCGCGAACCACAGCGGCCCCTCGGTCGCCAACATGTCGCTCGGCGGCGGCGCCTCCACCGCGCTCGACACGGCCGTGGCGAACTCCATAGCCAGCGGAGTGACCTACGCGGTCGCGGCGGGCAACAGCAGCGCCAACGCCTCCTCGTACTCCCCGGCCCGCGTCGCCTCGGCGATCACGGTCGGCGCCACCACCAGCACGGACGCCAAGGCGAGCTACTCCAACTTCGGCGCGACCCTGGACATCTTCGCCCCGGGTTCGTCGATCACGGCCGGCTGGTACACCAGCGACACCGCGACGAACACCATCTCGGGCACCTCGATGGCCACCCCGCACGTCGCGGGCGCGGCCGCGATCTACCTGGCCGGCCACACCTCGGCCACCCCGGCCCAGGTCGCCTCGGCCCTGACCGCCGGCGCCGTCACCGGCAAGGTCACCAGCGCGGGCACCGGTTCCCCGAACCGTCTGCTGCAGATCGTCCAGTAA
- a CDS encoding GNAT family N-acetyltransferase encodes MDISVYRPGELTAADRAAWTALQSKAHLHGAPELANPFLSPEFALAVGHCRRGVRIAVVREDGEPAAFFPYQRSAAGVGRAIGLGLSDCQGVVHRPGFTWDAQALLRACGLAVWEFDHLAQGQTPFAAHITGTFPSPVMDLEQGYEAYLGHLRADSPKFLRSTLAKERRLGRTVSEVRYVHDERDPKALRTLMAWKSAQYRRTGRSDRFAHPWITRLVHRLFHTRSDSFAGQLSVLYADGKPIAAHFGLRSERVLTCWFPAYDPAFAKFSPGLLLHLHMAEEAAADGIAYLDLGRGQKQYKDSLKTREISVSEGWVTRRHPVALGHRARRAPVRALRNTVLARPELFEPADKLLKRMGKIRSGGQVTDTTTKT; translated from the coding sequence GTGGACATCAGTGTGTACCGCCCCGGCGAACTGACCGCCGCCGACCGGGCGGCCTGGACCGCCTTGCAGTCCAAGGCCCATCTCCACGGCGCGCCCGAACTGGCGAACCCGTTCCTGTCCCCGGAGTTCGCGCTCGCGGTGGGCCACTGCCGGCGCGGGGTGCGGATCGCGGTGGTGCGGGAGGACGGCGAACCGGCGGCCTTCTTCCCGTACCAGAGATCCGCCGCCGGGGTGGGCAGAGCCATCGGCCTCGGCCTCTCCGACTGCCAGGGCGTGGTCCACCGCCCCGGCTTCACCTGGGACGCCCAGGCGCTGCTGCGGGCCTGCGGGCTCGCGGTGTGGGAGTTCGACCATCTGGCGCAGGGCCAGACCCCGTTCGCCGCCCACATCACCGGCACCTTCCCGTCCCCGGTCATGGACCTGGAACAGGGCTACGAGGCCTATCTCGGCCACCTGCGCGCCGACTCACCGAAGTTCCTCCGCTCGACGCTCGCCAAGGAACGCAGGCTCGGCCGCACGGTGAGCGAGGTGCGCTATGTGCACGACGAGCGCGACCCGAAGGCCCTGCGCACGCTGATGGCCTGGAAGTCGGCGCAGTACCGCAGAACGGGTCGCAGCGACCGCTTCGCGCACCCGTGGATCACCCGGCTCGTGCACCGGCTCTTCCACACCCGCTCCGACTCCTTCGCCGGCCAGCTGTCGGTGCTGTACGCGGACGGCAAGCCGATCGCGGCTCATTTCGGGCTGCGCTCCGAGCGGGTGCTGACATGCTGGTTCCCGGCGTACGACCCGGCGTTCGCGAAGTTCTCGCCGGGCCTGCTCCTGCATCTGCACATGGCCGAGGAGGCCGCCGCCGACGGCATCGCCTACCTGGATCTGGGCCGGGGCCAGAAGCAGTACAAGGATTCCCTGAAGACACGGGAGATCTCCGTGTCGGAGGGATGGGTCACCCGACGCCATCCGGTGGCACTCGGACACCGGGCTCGACGAGCCCCCGTCCGGGCGCTGCGCAACACGGTGCTGGCACGGCCGGAACTGTTCGAACCGGCCGACAAACTGTTGAAACGGATGGGCAAAATCCGGTCGGGAGGTCAGGTAACGGACACAACAACAAAAACGTGA
- a CDS encoding glycosyltransferase family 2 protein, with protein MSSVLRPAISEPSRYRPISNHLAIAPPVSVVIPAMNEAENLPYVFKTLPGWIHEVVLVDGNSTDNTVEVARELWPDVKVVPQRGKGKGDALITGFAACTGDIIVMIDADGSADGHEIVSYVSALVSGADFAKGSRFANGGGTDDMTLIRKFGNWALCTTVNRKFGARYTDLCYGYNAFWRHCLDKIDLDCTGFEVETLMNIRVVKAGLKVQEIPSHEYLRIHGASNLRAVRDGLRVLKVILKERSNRRALRRRSHATMITAGRGESS; from the coding sequence ATGAGCTCAGTTCTGCGCCCGGCCATATCCGAACCCAGCAGGTACCGACCGATCTCCAACCACCTGGCCATCGCGCCGCCGGTGAGTGTGGTGATCCCCGCCATGAACGAGGCGGAGAACCTGCCCTACGTCTTCAAGACGCTGCCCGGCTGGATCCACGAGGTGGTCCTGGTCGACGGCAACTCCACCGACAACACCGTCGAGGTGGCCCGCGAGCTGTGGCCGGACGTCAAGGTCGTCCCGCAGCGCGGGAAGGGCAAGGGGGATGCCCTGATCACCGGCTTCGCCGCGTGCACCGGTGACATCATCGTGATGATCGACGCGGACGGCTCGGCCGACGGCCACGAGATCGTGTCGTACGTCTCCGCCCTCGTCTCGGGCGCGGACTTCGCCAAGGGTTCCCGCTTCGCCAACGGCGGCGGCACCGACGACATGACCCTGATCCGCAAGTTCGGCAACTGGGCCCTGTGCACCACCGTGAACCGCAAGTTCGGCGCCCGCTACACCGACCTGTGCTACGGCTACAACGCGTTCTGGCGGCACTGCCTGGACAAGATCGACCTCGACTGCACCGGCTTCGAGGTGGAGACCCTGATGAACATCCGGGTCGTCAAGGCGGGCCTGAAGGTGCAGGAGATCCCGAGCCACGAGTATCTGCGCATCCACGGCGCGAGCAATCTGCGGGCCGTGCGCGACGGGCTGCGCGTGCTGAAGGTGATCCTGAAGGAGCGCTCCAACCGGCGTGCGCTGCGCCGCCGTTCACACGCGACGATGATCACCGCCGGTCGGGGAGAGTCGTCTTGA
- a CDS encoding glycosyltransferase family 2 protein: MNEPAVSVVICVYTEDRWEDILAAVASVRAQSRPALETLLVVDHNQALLERLTSAYKEIDDVRVLTNAGPRGLSAGRNTGIAASYGEIIAFLDDDAVAERDWLGYFVEGYADPRVMAVGGRTVPMWASGRRPAWFPEEFDWVVGCAYKGLPGGVAEVRNVLGGNASFRRGAFDAAGGFATGIGRDGDKRPLGCEETELCIRLSRARPDAVLLLDDRAVIHHRVPGARERFGYFRTRTYAEGLSKALVARSVGAAKGLESERRYTTRVLPAGVARGLRDALLGRKGGAGRAGAIVAGVAAAAGGYVVGSVRARRGDVTFSVGELAHSTVDTAGKGGEGGSS; the protein is encoded by the coding sequence TTGAACGAGCCGGCCGTCTCGGTCGTGATCTGTGTGTACACCGAGGACCGCTGGGAGGACATCCTCGCGGCGGTCGCCTCGGTGCGCGCACAGTCCCGGCCGGCCCTGGAGACGCTCCTGGTGGTGGACCACAACCAGGCCCTGCTGGAGCGTCTGACCAGTGCGTACAAGGAGATCGACGACGTCCGTGTGCTCACCAACGCGGGCCCCCGCGGGCTGTCCGCGGGCCGCAACACGGGCATTGCCGCCTCGTACGGGGAGATCATCGCGTTCCTCGACGACGACGCCGTCGCCGAGCGCGACTGGCTGGGCTACTTCGTCGAGGGGTACGCCGACCCCCGGGTCATGGCCGTCGGCGGCCGTACGGTGCCCATGTGGGCGTCCGGCCGCCGCCCGGCCTGGTTCCCGGAGGAGTTCGACTGGGTGGTGGGCTGCGCCTACAAGGGCCTGCCAGGCGGTGTCGCCGAGGTCCGCAACGTGCTCGGCGGCAACGCCTCGTTCCGCCGCGGCGCCTTCGACGCGGCCGGCGGCTTCGCCACGGGCATCGGCCGCGACGGGGACAAGCGCCCGCTGGGCTGTGAGGAGACGGAGCTGTGCATCCGTCTCTCCCGGGCCAGACCGGACGCGGTCCTGCTGCTCGACGACCGGGCGGTGATCCACCACCGGGTGCCCGGCGCGCGGGAGCGCTTCGGGTACTTCCGCACGCGTACCTACGCGGAGGGCCTGTCGAAGGCGCTGGTGGCGCGGAGCGTCGGCGCCGCCAAGGGGCTGGAGTCGGAGCGCCGGTACACCACCCGCGTACTGCCCGCCGGGGTGGCGCGCGGGCTGCGCGACGCGCTGCTCGGCCGCAAGGGAGGCGCGGGACGCGCGGGCGCGATCGTCGCGGGGGTGGCCGCGGCGGCCGGCGGGTACGTTGTCGGGAGCGTCCGGGCCCGCAGGGGCGACGTCACGTTCTCGGTCGGCGAACTCGCTCACAGCACCGTCGACACGGCCGGCAAGGGGGGCGAGGGGGGCTCGTCATGA
- a CDS encoding polysaccharide deacetylase family protein, producing the protein MTETAVPILMYHAVSTEPNDATRDLSVTPEAFAEQMALIDDLGFTPVDTTALAASWRSGRPLPARPVLVTFDDGYEGVHRHALPVLVKHGFAASLFVSTAWIKGPYDNGGALDTMLDWGQVRELADSGVEIGGHSHTHPQLDMLDDDRLRFELRRCWQIVADELGTRPVSFAYPYGYSNRRVRVAVRETGFAQSLAVGNALARRRQGPYALRRVTVRRSTGAAEFERLIEGRAIARDFARDRALTKGYAMVRRARQVRKAIRSRV; encoded by the coding sequence ATGACGGAAACAGCCGTACCGATCCTGATGTACCACGCGGTCTCCACCGAGCCGAACGACGCCACCCGGGACCTGTCGGTGACCCCGGAGGCCTTCGCGGAGCAGATGGCGCTCATCGACGACCTGGGTTTCACCCCGGTCGACACGACCGCTCTGGCGGCGAGTTGGCGGTCGGGCCGCCCGCTCCCCGCCCGGCCCGTGCTGGTCACCTTCGACGACGGCTACGAGGGCGTGCACCGCCACGCCCTGCCCGTCCTCGTCAAGCACGGCTTCGCGGCCTCACTGTTCGTCTCCACGGCCTGGATCAAGGGCCCGTACGACAACGGCGGCGCCCTCGACACCATGCTCGACTGGGGCCAGGTGCGCGAACTCGCCGACAGCGGCGTGGAGATCGGCGGGCACAGCCACACGCATCCGCAGCTCGACATGCTGGACGACGACCGGCTCCGGTTCGAGCTGCGGCGCTGCTGGCAGATCGTCGCCGACGAACTGGGCACCCGGCCCGTCTCGTTCGCGTACCCGTACGGCTACTCCAACCGCCGGGTGCGCGTCGCGGTGCGCGAGACGGGGTTCGCCCAGTCGCTGGCGGTCGGCAACGCGCTCGCCCGGCGCCGGCAGGGCCCGTACGCGCTGCGGCGGGTCACCGTGCGCCGCTCCACGGGAGCCGCGGAGTTCGAGCGGCTGATCGAGGGCCGCGCGATCGCCCGCGACTTCGCCCGGGACCGTGCCCTCACCAAGGGGTACGCCATGGTCCGAAGAGCACGACAGGTCCGGAAGGCCATCCGTTCCCGTGTCTGA